A DNA window from Salarias fasciatus chromosome 23 unlocalized genomic scaffold, fSalaFa1.1 super_scaffold_20, whole genome shotgun sequence contains the following coding sequences:
- the LOC115384266 gene encoding uncharacterized protein LOC115384266 has protein sequence MPPKRVPNRHYLLCPVCHKSQDCLSIHLKRTCMKLTSKDQRAKVVEKAKEEASVLLRSGRVYSYQLLQDIVGSKDPLNRLIEELQKRKNVVTNVPSQLPDVQARPSTATGQPDSPEESSDVTSESSVETFQCNPNPEWKTSKRARMAELGLYQKHSLHHPLFKEFAEHLEKDHRTENFMQEVDIVARFLFFMDPAEPSLLFVREREKTQEYLRKLSEATLGKQTQLSYLKSLKRFLTHRITKTDMYWTDPDLHNEAKQYADFICCLQKQLAKGVNKEMVAKRDRIILGDMSTSPHDCTEVLRAARKDFLAVLGKICDPDQSYGCQLQTSECLIVLYYLEAIVVLQHLQRPGVVEHMTIEEWNNRTKLDQGFVAISVKEHKTATQQEAVFVLSAEEEAWFDKYFECVRDQLKTTKRFRGSPEAQKIEEDPQERFFLSTSGNPIYNCSNDLARLHRKYNLTPVTSQVARRVFQTAAKSMPDVDKAMIADYLTHSTVPAEEHSRMKEGRYLVRSVELLDKLRRQGTSEEGPSSRAHPKSRNPKMDFEDEWNTFSREHPVTVD, from the exons ATGCCTCCAAAACG TGTTCCCAACCGCCACTACCTCCTGTGCCCGGTCTGCCACAAGAGCCAGGACTGCCTCTCTATCCATCTGAAGCGGACCTGCATGAAGCTGACCAGCAAGGACCAAAGGGCTAAAGTGGTGGAAAAGGCCAAAGAAGAGGCGAGTGTGCTCCTGAGGTCTGGGCGCGTTTATAGctaccagctcctccaggacatTGTGGGCTCCAAAGACCCCCTCAACAG gctGATTGAGGAGCTGCAAAAGAGGAAGAATGTGGTCACCAACGTGCCATCCCAGCTCCCTGATGTACAGGCCAGGCCTTCCACTGCCACGGGCCAGCCGGACTCCCCTGAGGAGTCCAGTGATGTTACAAGCGAGAGCAGTGTGGAGACTTTTCAGTG CAATCCAAACCCGGAGTGGAAGACCAGCAAGAGGGCACGGATGGCTGAGCTGGGGCTGTACCAGAAACATTCCCTCCACCATCCTCTGTTCAAAGAATTTGCTGAACACCTGGAAAAGGACCACCGCACTGAGAATTTCATGCAAGAG GTTGACATCGTGGCacgcttcctcttcttcatggATCCTGCTGAACCCTCCCTCCTGTTTGTGCGGGAACGGGAGAAGACACAGGAATACCTGAGGAAGCTTTCTGAGGCCACACTTGGCAAACAAACCCAGCTCAGCTATTTGAAGAGCTTGAAGAG ATTCCTGACCCACCGTATCACCAAGACGGACATGTATTGGACCGACCCGGATCTCCACAACGAGGCCAAGCAATACGCAGATTTCATCTGTTGTTTGCAAAAGCAACTGGCGAAGGGCGTCAACAAGGAAATGGTTGCAAAGCG TGACAGAATCATTCTTGGGGACATGTCAACCAGCCCACATGACTGCACAGAGGTGCTGAGGGCGGCCAGAAAAGACTTTTTGGCCGTTCTCGGCAAGATCTGTGATCCCGACCAATCCTATGGCTGccagctgcagacctctgagTGCCTCATTGTATTATACTACCTGGAAGCAATCGTGGttctgcagcacctgcagaGGCCCGGGGTGGTGGAGCACATGACA ATTGAGGAGTGGAACAACAGAACCAAGCTGGATCAGGGCTTTGTTGCCATCTCCGTAAAAGAACACAAGACTGCcacacagcaggaggcagtCTTTGTTCTCTCTGCAGAAGAGGAGGCC TGGTTCGACAAGTACTTTGAATGTGTGAGGGACCAGCTGAAGACAACAAAGAGGTTCCGGGGGAGCCCAGAGGCCCAGAAAATAGAAGAAGACCCCCAGGAGCGGTTCTTCCTGTCAACATCGGGCAACCCAATTTACAACTGCTCCAATGATTTGGCCAGGCTGCACAGAAA ATACAATCTCACACCGGTGACGAGCCAAGTGGCGAGGCGGGTCTTCCAAACTGCCGCCAAGTCCATGCCTGATGTGGACAAAGCAATGATTGCTGACTACCTGACCCACAGCACAGTCCCAGCGGAGGAACACTCCCGCATGAAGGAAGGTCGCTACCTGGTGAGGTCCGTTGAGCTCCTCGACAAGTTGAGAAG GCAGGGTACCAGTGAAGAAGGTCCATCCAGCCGGGCCCATCCAAAGTCCCGGAACCCAAAGATGGACTTTGAGGATGAATggaacaccttcagcagagagCATCCAGTCACAGTGGACTGA